The Nostoc sp. 'Lobaria pulmonaria (5183) cyanobiont' genome window below encodes:
- a CDS encoding tetratricopeptide repeat protein: MIEQVAIAFEHKDYQTAAKLLKQLQKESPENPWVQYYLGRLREVTEKHQDAEKIYRQLLRDTRNAKIVTLARQGLRRLQEMELEERQRAISQAKSEPNNTELGVLVLEPLSNELKTEASRKFAQIMQLDPYTARLILPSRGWRLYRTGQVGELKFYGKQLQQAGIPCFWATIVQIQQIQVYQVKHFQASTPQATVVCRNEVNQLGSLTFDWSEVTARVVGLLPIFEQVVDVDARRKLEWKTQTQDYAQFCDLHIPGRRCILRFYDNGYKFQQGLEIIPQASQNTIRINWNSLSSWIDQQLPQVKIWSDFTSFADTTLDQTEMLSHIKSQIDLFRREQTNWDSAFHLYSGLVFVK; encoded by the coding sequence ATGATTGAGCAAGTTGCGATCGCCTTTGAGCATAAAGACTATCAAACAGCAGCTAAATTACTTAAACAGCTGCAAAAAGAATCACCCGAAAATCCTTGGGTACAATATTATCTCGGTCGGCTACGTGAAGTAACTGAAAAGCACCAAGATGCAGAAAAAATTTATCGGCAACTGCTGCGAGATACAAGGAATGCCAAAATAGTAACGCTCGCACGTCAAGGTTTGCGACGGTTACAAGAAATGGAGCTAGAAGAAAGACAAAGAGCTATTTCCCAAGCAAAATCTGAACCAAATAACACCGAACTTGGCGTACTAGTCTTAGAGCCACTCAGTAACGAACTGAAAACAGAAGCGTCTCGAAAATTCGCCCAGATTATGCAGCTAGACCCTTACACTGCACGATTAATACTGCCAAGTCGTGGCTGGAGGTTGTATCGCACTGGCCAAGTAGGAGAACTAAAATTTTATGGCAAACAGCTACAGCAGGCTGGTATTCCATGCTTTTGGGCAACAATAGTTCAAATTCAGCAAATTCAAGTTTATCAAGTCAAACATTTCCAAGCATCTACCCCACAAGCTACTGTTGTTTGTCGTAACGAGGTAAATCAACTCGGTTCTCTCACCTTTGACTGGTCAGAAGTCACAGCAAGAGTAGTAGGACTTTTGCCAATTTTTGAACAAGTTGTAGATGTTGATGCCCGCCGTAAACTGGAATGGAAAACTCAAACACAAGACTATGCCCAGTTTTGTGATTTACACATACCTGGTAGACGCTGCATTCTCCGATTTTATGATAACGGCTATAAATTTCAGCAGGGTTTAGAAATTATTCCCCAAGCTAGCCAAAATACAATCAGAATTAATTGGAATAGTTTATCAAGTTGGATTGACCAGCAACTTCCTCAAGTCAAAATTTGGTCAGATTTCACATCTTTTGCAGATACAACATTAGATCAAACAGAAATGCTGAGTCATATAAAGTCTCAGATCGATCTGTTTCGTAGAGAACAGACTAATTGGGATTCAGCTTTTCATTTATATAGTGGGCTGGTGTTTGTTAAATAA
- a CDS encoding esterase/lipase family protein yields the protein MNIENQQRNPVLLIHGIDDTEAVFHKMAAQLRLQGWSVYSLDLIPNNGDVGLDQLAKQVADYVTATFAPEQRLDLIGFSMGGIVSRYYVQRLGGINRVQRFITISSPHRGTVVAYGSRRPGCLQMRPDSIFLKDLNSDAVILGQLDFTSIWTPYDLMIVPANSSQMPVGSQVIVPVTLHPWMLTDSRSLRVVTATLAKGIKLPLLNKKSNQ from the coding sequence ATGAACATTGAAAATCAACAACGCAATCCCGTTTTGTTAATACACGGCATTGACGACACAGAAGCAGTTTTTCATAAAATGGCGGCTCAATTAAGACTACAGGGTTGGTCTGTATATTCCCTGGATCTCATACCTAATAATGGTGATGTGGGTCTCGATCAATTGGCAAAACAAGTAGCCGATTATGTTACAGCGACCTTTGCACCAGAACAACGCCTAGATTTAATCGGCTTCAGCATGGGAGGAATTGTTAGCCGTTACTATGTTCAGCGATTGGGAGGAATTAACCGCGTGCAGCGGTTTATTACAATCTCTTCGCCCCATCGTGGAACTGTTGTGGCTTATGGTTCCCGCCGTCCTGGTTGCTTACAAATGCGCCCTGACAGCATTTTTCTCAAGGATTTAAATTCTGATGCTGTAATATTGGGGCAGCTAGATTTTACGTCTATCTGGACACCTTATGATTTAATGATTGTCCCAGCAAATAGTTCACAAATGCCCGTAGGAAGCCAAGTAATAGTACCAGTTACTCTACACCCTTGGATGCTGACAGACTCCAGGAGCTTAAGAGTAGTCACAGCAACTTTAGCAAAGGGTATTAAGCTACCTTTGCTGAATAAAAAATCCAATCAATAG
- a CDS encoding VOC family protein, with amino-acid sequence MSQTLFHLAFPVNDIAQTKVYYVDGLGCIPGRENHHALILNLYGHQLVAHFTKEPLTPQQTIYPRHFGLIFTQERDWQDLLKRAQQQQLLFREETKNRFVGSPLEHRTFFLEDPFYNLMEFKYYRHTEAVFGSYEHTQIGDRT; translated from the coding sequence ATGAGCCAAACTTTATTCCATTTAGCTTTCCCTGTAAATGACATTGCCCAAACAAAAGTATATTATGTAGATGGTTTAGGTTGCATTCCTGGTCGTGAAAACCACCATGCCCTGATTCTCAATCTCTACGGTCATCAATTAGTGGCTCATTTCACAAAAGAACCTTTGACACCGCAACAAACCATCTATCCCAGACACTTTGGACTAATTTTTACCCAAGAACGTGACTGGCAAGACTTACTAAAAAGGGCACAACAACAACAGCTACTTTTTCGTGAAGAAACCAAAAATCGCTTTGTTGGTTCTCCTCTTGAGCATCGCACTTTCTTTTTAGAAGATCCTTTTTATAACCTCATGGAGTTCAAGTATTATCGTCACACAGAGGCGGTTTTTGGAAGTTACGAACATACGCAAATTGGGGATAGGACTTAA
- a CDS encoding 16S rRNA (uracil(1498)-N(3))-methyltransferase — translation MSQLQRIAIAPSQFQEGQILLTKEQQHYLGRVLRLHEGDRFIAMDGKGKWWLAQLTGEQAQVLESLVVETELPVSITLMVALPKGNGFDEVVRCCTELGVTCIAPVLSDRTLLDPSPQKLERWRRIATEAAEQSERSFVPTILQPVAFNTGLSLVIGHTLREGEAPMSFTTSQQYICVARGEFPHLKDCLQHKGQMTNDIGQETIVIATGPEGGWTTQEIENAITFGFQPVSLGRRILRAVTAPVVALSLITAACEV, via the coding sequence ATGTCTCAACTGCAAAGAATTGCGATCGCACCCTCCCAATTTCAAGAAGGGCAAATTTTACTCACTAAAGAACAACAACATTATTTGGGGCGCGTGTTGCGCTTGCATGAAGGCGATCGCTTTATTGCAATGGATGGTAAGGGAAAATGGTGGTTAGCGCAGCTAACTGGGGAACAAGCCCAGGTTTTAGAATCGCTTGTAGTAGAAACAGAATTACCTGTATCGATTACGCTGATGGTGGCGTTGCCTAAAGGTAATGGATTTGATGAAGTGGTGCGATGTTGTACAGAGTTGGGAGTAACTTGTATTGCACCAGTATTGAGCGATCGCACTTTGCTTGATCCTAGTCCTCAAAAGCTCGAACGCTGGCGGCGCATCGCAACAGAAGCCGCCGAGCAATCAGAGCGCTCATTCGTACCGACAATTTTACAGCCTGTTGCTTTTAATACGGGTTTGTCATTAGTCATTGGTCATACCCTGCGGGAAGGCGAAGCGCCTATGTCATTTACAACCAGTCAGCAATATATCTGTGTAGCACGTGGTGAGTTTCCCCATTTAAAAGACTGCTTACAGCACAAAGGACAAATGACAAATGACATAGGACAAGAAACAATTGTCATTGCTACTGGCCCAGAGGGAGGATGGACAACACAAGAAATCGAGAATGCGATCACATTTGGATTTCAGCCTGTTTCCCTTGGTCGCCGCATCCTAAGAGCAGTTACAGCCCCAGTAGTAGCATTATCCTTGATTACCGCAGCTTGTGAAGTATAA
- a CDS encoding after-VIT domain-containing protein: MIYPKVEPDLFSEQPLVLFGRKQDRASGNLQISGIAADGKHYEKIFNLIFEETGNLAVAQLWGRARIKDLMNQMVSFETKAGVEAVTETALTYQLLSQYTAFVAVSDDVRVEPGSEYVSMQVPVEMPEAVSYQAVFGNALAGGFAPQMKFSKLSAPASAEAPDFLRQRRSPQSPAAKEVEISLSFDFEEMEQDEILDIAINHQLQVIGVTGLNDTEIADLTQHLQQLNFPFGFSGEIVFEFTVNKGRVERVVLDEETSNLKDAIVV; encoded by the coding sequence GTGATTTACCCAAAGGTAGAGCCTGATTTATTCAGCGAACAACCATTAGTTTTGTTTGGTCGCAAACAGGATAGAGCTAGTGGTAATCTTCAAATATCCGGCATTGCTGCGGACGGTAAGCACTATGAAAAAATATTTAACCTCATATTTGAGGAAACAGGAAATCTTGCTGTAGCGCAGTTGTGGGGACGCGCTCGGATTAAAGATTTGATGAATCAAATGGTGAGTTTTGAAACGAAAGCTGGTGTAGAAGCAGTTACAGAAACAGCCTTAACTTATCAACTGCTTTCTCAATACACCGCTTTTGTGGCTGTCAGTGATGACGTGCGGGTTGAACCAGGAAGCGAATACGTGTCTATGCAGGTGCCAGTGGAAATGCCGGAAGCAGTTAGTTACCAAGCAGTGTTTGGCAATGCTTTGGCTGGTGGTTTTGCACCTCAAATGAAATTCTCAAAGTTATCAGCGCCAGCTTCAGCAGAAGCTCCAGATTTTCTCCGGCAAAGGCGATCGCCACAATCTCCAGCAGCCAAAGAAGTTGAGATATCTTTGAGCTTTGATTTCGAGGAGATGGAACAAGATGAAATATTAGACATAGCCATCAACCATCAGTTACAGGTCATCGGCGTTACTGGCTTGAATGACACAGAAATTGCTGACTTAACCCAACACCTTCAACAACTAAACTTTCCTTTTGGCTTTAGTGGTGAAATAGTTTTTGAGTTCACCGTCAACAAAGGTCGGGTAGAACGGGTAGTTTTGGATGAGGAAACCTCGAACCTAAAAGATGCGATTGTAGTATAG
- a CDS encoding VIT domain-containing protein has translation MNTVSNKNQQLGGLYVQFPQGEQLFFPLKHTEVLAKIAGNLSRVEVIQSFENPFTQPLEAVYIFPLPDEAAVDDMEIKIGSRIIKGNIKKRE, from the coding sequence ATGAATACAGTCAGTAATAAAAACCAACAGCTAGGGGGTTTGTACGTTCAATTCCCTCAAGGAGAGCAACTATTTTTTCCGCTCAAGCATACGGAAGTTCTAGCAAAAATTGCAGGTAACTTGTCACGAGTTGAGGTGATTCAAAGCTTTGAAAATCCCTTCACACAGCCTTTAGAAGCAGTGTATATCTTTCCGTTACCCGATGAGGCGGCGGTGGATGACATGGAAATCAAAATAGGTAGCCGCATTATCAAAGGTAATATTAAAAAACGTGAATAA